In Streptomyces nojiriensis, one genomic interval encodes:
- a CDS encoding DEAD/DEAH box helicase, translating to MTSSSSARPSRRPTRGRGAAQGRPKSGAGRQKSAPVARPQEFTMPEPIAPALPPVESFGDMDMPEALLKTLAAQGVTEPFPIQAATLPNSLAGRDLLGRGRTGSGKTLAFGLALLARTAGRRAQPKAPLALVLVPTRELAQQVTDALAPYATAVNLRIATVVGGMSINRQSGALRRGAEVLVATPGRLKDLIDRGDADLSQVSITVLDEADQMTDMGFMPQVTALLKQVEAGGQRMLFSATLDKNIDKLVKMFLTDPVGHSVDPSAGAVTTMEHHVLYVMDETDKKAVATRIAARDGRVIMFVDTKRGVDRMVKKLLADGVRASGLHGGRSQPQRNRTLDWFKTGEVTALVATNVAARGIHIDDLDLVVNVDPPTDHKDYLHRGGRTARAGESGSVVTLVLPDQKRDMTRLMSDAGISPRTAQIKSSDEELARLTGAKEPSGIPVVLEVPQPTAPKPRSGSGAGSGSRRRSGGGPRTGAATGGAPAAGGRSRRSGGGASGQAPSASGSGQARRGGQGGGAAAGGSGERGRRGTGGGGAGGGAAAASARSRVGSGGQGRRRAV from the coding sequence ATGACCAGCTCCAGCTCCGCACGACCCAGCCGCCGCCCCACCCGGGGTCGAGGTGCGGCCCAGGGGCGTCCGAAGTCTGGCGCGGGACGGCAGAAGTCCGCGCCCGTCGCCCGGCCTCAGGAATTCACCATGCCCGAGCCGATCGCCCCGGCGCTGCCGCCTGTCGAGTCGTTCGGGGACATGGACATGCCCGAGGCGCTGCTGAAGACCCTCGCCGCCCAGGGCGTCACCGAGCCGTTCCCGATCCAGGCCGCGACGCTGCCGAACTCCCTCGCCGGCCGTGACCTGCTCGGCCGCGGACGTACCGGCTCCGGCAAGACGCTGGCCTTCGGCCTGGCGCTGCTCGCCCGTACCGCCGGCCGCCGCGCGCAGCCGAAGGCGCCGCTCGCCCTGGTCCTCGTACCGACCCGTGAGCTCGCGCAGCAGGTCACCGACGCCCTGGCCCCGTACGCCACGGCCGTCAACCTGCGCATCGCGACCGTCGTCGGCGGCATGTCGATCAACCGGCAGTCGGGCGCCCTGCGCCGCGGCGCCGAGGTGCTCGTCGCCACTCCCGGCCGCCTGAAGGACCTCATCGACCGCGGTGACGCCGACCTCTCGCAGGTCTCCATCACCGTCCTCGACGAGGCCGACCAGATGACCGACATGGGCTTCATGCCGCAGGTCACGGCGCTGCTCAAGCAGGTCGAGGCCGGAGGCCAGCGGATGCTGTTCTCGGCAACGCTGGACAAGAACATCGACAAGCTCGTCAAGATGTTCCTGACCGACCCGGTCGGCCACTCCGTCGACCCGTCGGCCGGTGCGGTCACCACCATGGAGCACCACGTCCTGTACGTCATGGACGAGACCGACAAGAAGGCCGTGGCGACGCGTATAGCCGCTCGCGACGGCCGGGTGATCATGTTCGTCGACACCAAGCGCGGGGTCGACCGCATGGTCAAGAAGCTCCTCGCCGACGGCGTGCGCGCCTCCGGCCTGCACGGCGGCCGCTCCCAGCCGCAGCGCAACCGCACCCTCGACTGGTTCAAGACGGGCGAGGTCACCGCGCTGGTCGCCACCAACGTCGCGGCGCGCGGCATCCACATCGACGACCTGGACCTCGTCGTCAACGTGGACCCGCCCACCGACCACAAGGACTACCTGCACCGCGGCGGCCGTACCGCCCGTGCCGGCGAGTCCGGCAGCGTGGTCACCCTGGTCCTCCCCGACCAGAAGCGGGACATGACCCGTCTGATGTCGGACGCCGGGATCTCCCCGCGCACCGCGCAGATCAAGTCCTCCGACGAGGAGCTGGCCCGGCTGACCGGCGCCAAGGAGCCCTCGGGCATCCCGGTCGTGCTGGAGGTTCCGCAGCCGACCGCGCCCAAGCCGCGCTCCGGCTCCGGTGCGGGATCCGGCTCGCGCCGCCGCTCGGGCGGCGGGCCGCGCACCGGTGCCGCCACGGGCGGCGCTCCGGCGGCCGGCGGTCGTAGCCGGCGTTCCGGCGGGGGCGCCTCCGGGCAGGCCCCGTCGGCCTCCGGTTCGGGCCAGGCCCGGCGCGGCGGCCAGGGCGGCGGCGCGGCGGCCGGTGGCTCCGGCGAGCGCGGCCGGCGCGGCACGGGCGGCGGTGGCGCCGGTGGTGGCGCGGCCGCGGCTTCCGCGCGCAGCCGGGTCGGCTCCGGGGGCCAGGGCCGCCGCCGGGCGGTCTGA
- a CDS encoding acyl-CoA dehydrogenase family protein, protein MRFLPTDEQSDFARTLRSLLGSAQVPGAVRAWADGDAGPGRALWSRLAGTGLFALAVPEAYEGAGLLPPELSLGFVELGRAGVPGPVVESAAVSVLLAELADETLAKRFLPGLAQGESSATLTLPGGSPYALDADAATYCFTVSAAGELRLAGGAGGADPAGEPVRSTDPARRLSRPPAGGGELLAAGPAVARAAGAAGRWARLLTAAQCLGVGEALLARTVEYAKQRTQFGTPIGTFQAVKHRLADTLLDLEFARPLVWAAALSLGPGEVAAAKLAAGEASYRAALTALQIHGAVGYTEELDLSLWLRKARPLRDAWGTPSACRAEVLRSLTPPRR, encoded by the coding sequence ATGCGCTTCCTGCCGACCGACGAGCAGTCGGACTTCGCCCGTACGCTGCGCTCCCTGCTGGGCTCGGCACAGGTTCCGGGGGCGGTACGGGCCTGGGCGGACGGCGACGCGGGGCCCGGGCGGGCCCTGTGGTCCCGGCTCGCGGGGACGGGCCTGTTCGCGCTGGCCGTCCCGGAGGCGTACGAGGGGGCGGGCCTGCTCCCGCCGGAGCTGTCCCTCGGTTTCGTGGAGCTGGGCCGGGCCGGGGTGCCGGGGCCGGTGGTGGAGAGCGCCGCGGTGTCGGTGCTGCTGGCGGAGCTGGCGGACGAGACGCTCGCCAAGCGGTTCCTGCCGGGGCTGGCGCAGGGCGAGAGCTCGGCCACGCTGACCCTGCCGGGCGGGAGCCCGTACGCGCTGGACGCGGACGCGGCGACGTACTGCTTCACGGTGTCGGCGGCGGGCGAACTGCGGCTGGCGGGCGGCGCGGGCGGCGCGGACCCGGCAGGCGAACCGGTGCGGTCGACGGACCCCGCGCGCCGGCTGTCCCGCCCGCCGGCCGGCGGGGGTGAACTGCTGGCGGCGGGACCGGCGGTGGCCCGGGCGGCCGGGGCGGCCGGACGGTGGGCCCGGTTGCTGACGGCGGCCCAGTGCCTGGGCGTCGGCGAGGCGCTGCTGGCCAGGACGGTGGAGTACGCGAAGCAGCGCACGCAGTTCGGGACGCCGATCGGGACCTTCCAGGCCGTGAAGCACCGGCTGGCGGACACCCTGCTCGACCTGGAGTTCGCCCGCCCGCTGGTGTGGGCGGCGGCGCTGTCGCTCGGCCCGGGCGAGGTGGCGGCGGCGAAACTGGCGGCGGGCGAGGCGTCCTACCGGGCGGCGCTGACGGCGCTCCAGATCCACGGCGCGGTGGGCTACACCGAGGAGCTGGACCTGTCCCTGTGGCTGCGCAAGGCCCGCCCCCTGAGGGACGCCTGGGGAACGCCGTCGGCCTGCCGGGCCGAGGTCCTGCGGTCCCTCACACCACCGCGACGCTGA
- a CDS encoding SIMPL domain-containing protein, whose protein sequence is MAAIKEPWGLSVLGAGSVSAEPRLAHVDLAVDLLAPTPKAAFAEAGAAVTRLRDVLREHGIPDSDVSGSRLQLTSQYKGYGADRTFHGYGCVATYTVRTEALAGLELLIEDAVTAGANRVDAVRFEVEDKPAMRDEARRRAVAAARRKAEVYAQACGVRLGPVIHIEDVDPESMGGHSHGRRTGGDPEDDGALTPGSVRVEAAVLLGFALLPE, encoded by the coding sequence ATGGCAGCGATCAAGGAGCCCTGGGGGCTCAGTGTGCTCGGCGCGGGCAGCGTGTCCGCCGAACCCCGGCTCGCCCACGTGGACCTGGCGGTGGACCTCCTCGCCCCGACACCGAAGGCGGCCTTCGCCGAGGCGGGCGCGGCGGTGACCCGGCTGCGGGACGTGCTGCGCGAGCACGGCATACCGGACTCCGACGTGTCCGGCTCACGCCTGCAGCTCACCTCGCAGTACAAGGGATACGGCGCGGACCGGACCTTCCACGGCTACGGCTGCGTGGCCACGTACACCGTGCGGACGGAGGCCCTGGCCGGGCTGGAGCTGCTGATCGAGGACGCGGTCACGGCCGGCGCGAACCGCGTCGACGCCGTGCGGTTCGAGGTGGAGGACAAGCCCGCGATGCGGGACGAGGCCCGGCGCCGGGCGGTGGCGGCCGCCCGGCGCAAGGCCGAGGTGTACGCGCAGGCGTGCGGGGTCCGGCTGGGGCCGGTCATCCACATCGAGGACGTGGACCCGGAGTCGATGGGGGGCCACAGCCACGGCCGCCGCACGGGCGGGGACCCCGAGGACGACGGCGCCCTGACCCCGGGCTCGGTACGCGTCGAGGCGGCCGTCCTCCTCGGCTTCGCCCTGCTCCCGGAGTGA
- a CDS encoding TetR/AcrR family transcriptional regulator: MPTNKPTAQKKKPQVTASPERRRELLDTAAEVFAAQGYNATTVRKIADAAGMLAGSLYYHFDSKESMLDEILSAFLTELWDGYDTVLAAGLGPRETIEALVTESFREIDRHRAAVAIYQKESRTLSAQPRFHYLSDSQQKFEKAWLGTLERGVAAKVFRADLDIRLTYRFVRDTVWVAASWYRPGGQHSPEEIARQYLSMVLDGIALRPT, encoded by the coding sequence GTGCCAACGAACAAGCCGACAGCCCAGAAGAAGAAGCCGCAGGTGACGGCCTCCCCGGAACGGCGTCGTGAACTCCTCGACACCGCCGCCGAGGTCTTCGCCGCGCAGGGCTACAACGCCACCACCGTCCGCAAGATCGCCGACGCCGCCGGCATGCTCGCCGGCAGCCTCTACTACCACTTCGATTCCAAGGAATCGATGCTCGACGAGATCCTCTCGGCCTTCCTGACCGAACTGTGGGACGGGTACGACACCGTCCTCGCCGCAGGCCTCGGCCCCAGGGAGACCATCGAGGCCCTCGTCACCGAGTCCTTCCGGGAGATCGACCGGCACCGCGCCGCCGTCGCCATCTACCAGAAGGAGTCCCGCACCCTCTCCGCCCAGCCCCGCTTCCACTACCTGTCCGACTCGCAGCAGAAGTTCGAGAAGGCGTGGCTCGGGACCCTGGAGCGGGGGGTCGCGGCCAAGGTCTTCCGCGCCGACCTCGACATCCGCCTCACCTACCGCTTCGTGCGCGACACGGTGTGGGTGGCTGCCTCCTGGTACCGGCCGGGCGGCCAGCACAGCCCCGAGGAGATCGCCCGCCAGTACCTGTCGATGGTGCTGGACGGGATCGCACTGCGCCCCACCTGA
- a CDS encoding acyl-CoA dehydrogenase family protein has protein sequence MELTHTADVEAFRAEARAWLRAHVPARPLPSLETAEGFAAHREWEALLHADRWSVVSWPEEYGGRGADIVKWLVFEEEYWAAGAPGRVSQNGINLLAPTLFDHASAPQRSRVLPSMASGEVIWAQAWSEPESGSDLASLTSRAVRTDGGWLLTGQKTWSSRAAFADRAFGIFRTDPDAPKPHQGLTYLMFDLRAPGVTVRPIGRLDGKPAFAELFLDQVFVPDEDVIGEPGQGWRIAMSTTGNERGLTLRSPGRFLAAADRLIGLWRAHGDPSDGALRDRVADAVVGARAYELFTWANASRFAAGGTIGAESSLNKVFWSQYDIALHETALDLLGADAELAEGEWAEPWIFSLAGPIYAGTNEIQRDIIAERLLGLPKGRR, from the coding sequence ATGGAACTCACGCACACGGCGGACGTGGAGGCCTTCCGGGCCGAGGCCCGCGCCTGGCTCCGCGCCCACGTCCCGGCCCGGCCCCTGCCCTCCCTGGAGACGGCCGAGGGCTTCGCGGCGCACCGGGAGTGGGAGGCGCTGCTGCACGCGGACCGCTGGTCGGTGGTCTCGTGGCCCGAGGAGTACGGGGGCCGGGGCGCGGACATCGTCAAGTGGCTGGTCTTCGAGGAGGAGTACTGGGCCGCGGGCGCGCCCGGCCGGGTCTCGCAGAACGGCATCAACCTCCTCGCCCCCACCCTCTTCGACCACGCGAGCGCGCCGCAGCGCTCGCGGGTGCTGCCGTCGATGGCGAGCGGCGAGGTGATCTGGGCGCAGGCCTGGTCGGAGCCCGAGTCGGGGTCCGACCTGGCCTCGCTGACGTCGCGGGCGGTCCGCACGGACGGCGGCTGGCTGCTGACCGGGCAAAAGACCTGGTCCTCGCGGGCGGCCTTCGCGGACCGCGCCTTCGGGATCTTCCGCACCGACCCGGACGCCCCGAAACCCCATCAGGGGCTGACGTACCTGATGTTCGACCTGCGGGCGCCCGGGGTGACGGTGCGGCCCATCGGCCGGCTCGACGGCAAGCCGGCCTTCGCGGAGCTCTTCCTGGACCAGGTCTTCGTACCGGACGAGGACGTGATCGGGGAGCCGGGGCAGGGCTGGCGGATCGCGATGTCGACGACCGGCAACGAGCGCGGGCTGACCCTGCGCTCCCCCGGCCGCTTCCTGGCCGCGGCGGACCGGCTGATCGGGCTGTGGCGCGCGCACGGGGACCCGTCCGACGGCGCGCTGCGGGACCGGGTGGCGGACGCGGTGGTCGGGGCGCGCGCGTACGAGCTGTTCACCTGGGCGAACGCCTCCCGCTTCGCGGCGGGCGGCACGATCGGCGCCGAGTCCAGCCTGAACAAGGTGTTCTGGTCGCAGTACGACATCGCGCTGCACGAGACGGCGCTGGACCTGCTGGGCGCGGACGCGGAGCTCGCGGAGGGCGAGTGGGCCGAGCCGTGGATCTTCTCGCTGGCCGGGCCGATCTACGCGGGGACGAACGAGATCCAGCGCGACATCATCGCCGAGCGGCTGCTCGGCCTCCCGAAGGGCCGCCGCTGA
- a CDS encoding LLM class flavin-dependent oxidoreductase encodes MKFSMIFEAQLVDPTPERERQVIHDCVEQAVYAEEMGFDRIWAVEHHSLTQYAHMSASEIFLTWVAARTRRIRIGHGVVTMPFGYQHPVRVAERAAMLDVLSGGRVDIGAGRGATRQEMSMYGVRPEDTQPQTEEALRIFSSAWKEDAFEWHGSIDIGPGAILPRPVQDPHPPLFMACSRHDTLKLAAELGIGALVMGFAGADDVRAMRKVYDEAIATRSGERLVSTEVNDHLSALCPTIVLDDAERALRLGTRGQRFFAESIAHWYGNGPEPTGYAEEEDHVAALAKGREELVAKLHEANIPTRPVDTGTYNAEHAYGSAETAVAYVEQLREIGVDEVMCLIQMGTVPQEACMETIRQWGEKVIPHFRALEG; translated from the coding sequence GTGAAGTTCTCGATGATCTTCGAGGCGCAGCTCGTCGACCCCACCCCCGAACGCGAACGCCAGGTCATCCACGACTGCGTCGAACAGGCCGTCTACGCCGAGGAGATGGGCTTCGACCGGATCTGGGCCGTCGAGCACCACTCCCTGACGCAGTACGCGCACATGAGCGCCTCCGAGATCTTCCTGACCTGGGTGGCCGCCCGCACGCGCCGGATCCGGATCGGCCACGGCGTCGTCACCATGCCCTTCGGGTACCAGCACCCGGTGCGCGTCGCGGAGCGCGCCGCCATGCTCGACGTGCTCTCCGGCGGCCGCGTCGACATCGGCGCCGGGCGCGGCGCGACCCGCCAGGAGATGTCCATGTACGGGGTCAGGCCCGAGGACACCCAGCCGCAGACGGAGGAGGCCCTGCGGATCTTCTCCTCGGCCTGGAAGGAGGACGCGTTCGAATGGCACGGCTCCATCGACATCGGACCCGGCGCGATCCTGCCCCGCCCGGTCCAGGACCCGCACCCGCCCCTGTTCATGGCCTGCTCCCGGCACGACACCCTCAAGCTGGCCGCCGAGCTCGGCATCGGGGCCCTGGTGATGGGCTTCGCCGGCGCCGACGACGTACGCGCCATGCGCAAGGTCTACGACGAGGCCATCGCCACGCGCAGCGGCGAGCGGCTGGTCTCCACCGAGGTCAACGACCACCTCTCCGCGCTCTGTCCGACCATCGTCCTCGACGACGCCGAGCGGGCCCTGCGGCTGGGTACGCGCGGGCAGCGCTTCTTCGCCGAGTCCATCGCGCACTGGTACGGGAACGGCCCCGAGCCCACCGGATACGCGGAGGAGGAGGACCACGTGGCGGCCCTGGCCAAGGGCCGGGAGGAGCTCGTCGCCAAGCTGCACGAGGCGAACATCCCCACCCGCCCCGTCGACACCGGCACCTACAACGCCGAGCACGCGTACGGCAGTGCCGAGACCGCCGTCGCCTACGTCGAGCAGCTCCGCGAGATCGGCGTCGACGAGGTGATGTGCCTGATCCAGATGGGCACCGTCCCCCAGGAGGCGTGCATGGAGACCATCCGCCAGTGGGGCGAGAAGGTCATCCCGCACTTCCGCGCGCTGGAGGGCTGA
- a CDS encoding SDR family NAD(P)-dependent oxidoreductase, which yields MGERLDGKVVVITGAGRGQGAAEARLCAEAGARVVVTDVREDEGRAVAAELGDQGLYVRHDVADAASWASVMERSVRAFGTVSALVNNAALWRTAHVEQQRLEDFEALLRVNLLGPFLGIQAVAPVLRAGGGGSVVNISSTAGLVGIPGHAAYGSTKFGLRGLTRSAALDLAGDRIRVNSVHPGAIDTPMVAEAVAGRDWSHVPLGRMGRPEEVGQLVLFLCSDASSYVTGSEFTVDGGMTTA from the coding sequence GTGGGGGAGCGGCTCGACGGGAAGGTCGTCGTGATCACCGGCGCCGGTCGCGGCCAGGGTGCCGCCGAGGCCCGGCTGTGCGCGGAGGCGGGAGCCCGGGTCGTCGTCACCGACGTACGGGAGGACGAGGGCCGGGCGGTCGCCGCCGAACTCGGCGACCAGGGACTGTACGTCCGCCACGACGTGGCGGACGCGGCGAGCTGGGCGAGCGTGATGGAGCGGTCGGTCCGCGCCTTCGGGACGGTGTCGGCGCTGGTCAACAATGCGGCCCTGTGGCGCACCGCCCACGTGGAGCAGCAGCGGCTCGAGGACTTCGAGGCGCTCCTGCGGGTCAACCTGCTCGGCCCGTTCCTCGGCATCCAGGCGGTCGCTCCGGTGCTGCGGGCGGGCGGGGGCGGCTCGGTCGTCAACATCTCCTCCACCGCCGGACTGGTCGGGATACCGGGCCACGCCGCCTACGGATCCACCAAGTTCGGGCTGCGCGGACTGACCCGGTCGGCGGCGCTCGACCTCGCCGGGGACCGCATCCGGGTCAACTCGGTGCACCCGGGGGCCATCGACACCCCGATGGTGGCCGAGGCGGTGGCGGGCCGGGACTGGTCGCACGTACCGCTGGGGCGCATGGGCCGCCCGGAGGAGGTCGGGCAGCTGGTCCTCTTCCTCTGCTCGGACGCGTCCTCGTACGTGACGGGCAGCGAGTTCACCGTGGACGGGGGGATGACGACCGCATGA
- a CDS encoding acetyl-CoA C-acetyltransferase — protein MPEAYIVDAVRTPVGRRNGGLSAVHPADLGAHVLKALIERSGVDPAAVEDVVFGCLDTVGPQAGDIARTAWLAAGLPEEVPGVTVDRQCGSSQQAVHFAAQGVLSGTQDLVVAGGTQNMSMIPIAFASRQAAEPLGFTEGPYAGSAGWRARYGDAPVNQFHGAQLIARKWGITRQDMEEFALRSHRRAIRAIDEGRFARETVAYGDVSVDEGPRRDTTLEKMATLKPVVEGGTITAAVSSQVSDGAAAMLIASERAVREHGLRPRARIHHLSVRGEDPIRMLSAPIPATAYALKKTGMSLADIDLVEINEAFAPVVLAWLKETGADPERVNVNGGAIALGHPLGATGVKLMTTLLHELERTGGRFGLQTMCEGGGQANVTIIERL, from the coding sequence ATGCCCGAGGCCTACATAGTCGATGCGGTACGCACCCCCGTGGGGCGGCGGAACGGCGGCCTGTCCGCCGTCCACCCGGCCGACCTGGGCGCACACGTCCTGAAGGCACTGATCGAGCGGTCCGGGGTGGACCCGGCCGCCGTGGAGGACGTGGTGTTCGGCTGCCTCGACACGGTGGGGCCGCAGGCCGGGGACATCGCCCGGACGGCCTGGCTGGCGGCCGGCCTGCCCGAGGAGGTCCCCGGGGTCACCGTCGACCGCCAGTGCGGGTCCTCGCAGCAGGCCGTGCACTTCGCGGCGCAGGGCGTCCTGTCCGGCACCCAGGACCTGGTGGTCGCGGGCGGCACCCAGAACATGTCGATGATCCCGATCGCCTTCGCCTCGCGGCAGGCGGCGGAGCCGCTGGGCTTCACGGAGGGGCCGTACGCGGGCTCGGCGGGCTGGCGGGCCCGGTACGGAGACGCCCCGGTGAACCAGTTCCACGGCGCCCAGCTGATCGCGCGGAAGTGGGGGATCACCCGGCAGGACATGGAGGAGTTCGCCCTGCGTTCCCACCGGCGGGCGATCCGGGCCATCGACGAGGGCCGCTTCGCGCGCGAGACGGTGGCGTACGGGGACGTGAGCGTGGACGAGGGCCCGCGCCGGGACACGACCCTGGAGAAGATGGCCACCCTGAAGCCGGTGGTCGAGGGCGGCACCATCACGGCGGCCGTCTCCTCCCAGGTCTCGGACGGGGCGGCGGCCATGCTGATCGCCTCCGAGCGGGCGGTACGGGAACACGGACTGCGGCCGCGGGCCCGCATCCACCACCTCTCGGTACGGGGCGAGGACCCCATCCGCATGCTGTCCGCGCCGATCCCCGCCACGGCGTACGCACTGAAGAAGACCGGCATGTCACTGGCCGACATCGACCTGGTGGAGATCAACGAGGCGTTCGCCCCGGTGGTGCTGGCCTGGCTGAAGGAGACCGGCGCCGACCCGGAGCGGGTCAACGTCAACGGCGGGGCGATCGCGCTCGGCCACCCCCTGGGGGCGACCGGGGTGAAGCTGATGACCACCCTCCTGCACGAACTGGAACGCACCGGCGGCCGCTTCGGCCTCCAGACCATGTGCGAGGGCGGCGGCCAGGCCAACGTGACGATCATCGAGCGGCTGTAG
- a CDS encoding class I SAM-dependent methyltransferase, with protein sequence MTTRARSFDAAAASYAAHRPSYPPALLDAVESLTGRPLAGARVADVGAGTGIATALLHERGAEVLAVEPGDGMAAEFRRAHPGIPIVRGDGDRLPLATGAFDLLTYAQAWHWTDPARSVPEARRVLRPGGALALWWNDADATVPWIAAQEERLRVFFGVEEETHRTLPEGLGGFTTRSVTWTRRITLDDHLANLASHSAFLVLGEDRTRAYFAGERELLNPLFPDGIVEEQYVVNLSVAVV encoded by the coding sequence ATGACCACACGTGCCCGTTCCTTCGATGCAGCAGCCGCTTCGTACGCGGCCCACCGCCCCAGCTACCCCCCGGCCCTCCTCGACGCCGTCGAGTCCCTCACCGGGCGGCCGCTCGCCGGGGCCCGGGTGGCCGACGTGGGAGCCGGGACCGGGATCGCCACCGCGCTGCTGCACGAGCGCGGCGCGGAGGTCCTCGCCGTGGAGCCCGGGGACGGAATGGCCGCCGAGTTCCGCCGCGCGCACCCCGGGATCCCGATCGTGCGCGGCGACGGGGACCGGCTGCCGCTGGCCACCGGCGCGTTCGACCTGCTCACCTACGCCCAGGCCTGGCACTGGACCGACCCGGCCCGCTCCGTGCCCGAGGCCCGGCGGGTGCTGCGCCCCGGCGGCGCGCTCGCGCTCTGGTGGAACGACGCGGACGCCACCGTGCCGTGGATCGCCGCACAGGAGGAGCGGCTCCGCGTCTTCTTCGGGGTCGAGGAGGAGACCCACCGCACGCTGCCCGAGGGACTCGGCGGGTTCACCACCCGGTCCGTGACGTGGACCCGGCGCATCACGCTGGACGACCACCTCGCCAACCTCGCCAGTCACTCCGCCTTCCTGGTCCTGGGCGAGGACCGCACCCGCGCGTACTTCGCGGGGGAGCGGGAGCTGCTGAACCCGCTCTTCCCGGACGGCATCGTCGAGGAGCAGTACGTCGTGAACCTCAGCGTCGCGGTGGTGTGA
- a CDS encoding PadR family transcriptional regulator, which produces MADETNKRALPATSWAVLGLLSFGEELSGYDLKKWSDWSLRFFYWSPSFSQIYSELKRLEKAGYASSRMVAQDTGTRDKRVYRITDEGMAAVRKWAREAPVDPPVLKHGPMLRLWLGHLLEPEQMREVLVQHQEFAEGMRRRAAADVEGAKDESAWVYPALTLKWAERYYASERDLAAGMLADLDELGGLRPRP; this is translated from the coding sequence GTGGCAGACGAGACGAACAAGCGCGCGCTCCCCGCGACCAGCTGGGCGGTGCTCGGGCTGCTCTCCTTCGGAGAGGAGCTCTCCGGTTACGACCTGAAGAAGTGGTCGGACTGGTCGCTGCGGTTCTTCTACTGGAGCCCGTCGTTCAGCCAGATCTACAGCGAGCTCAAGCGCCTGGAGAAGGCGGGCTACGCGTCCTCGCGGATGGTCGCCCAGGACACCGGGACGCGCGACAAGCGGGTCTACCGGATCACGGACGAGGGCATGGCGGCCGTACGGAAGTGGGCCCGCGAGGCCCCCGTCGACCCGCCCGTCCTCAAGCACGGGCCGATGCTGCGCCTGTGGCTGGGCCATCTGCTGGAGCCGGAACAGATGCGCGAAGTCCTCGTCCAGCACCAGGAGTTCGCGGAGGGGATGCGCCGTCGCGCGGCGGCCGACGTGGAGGGCGCGAAGGACGAGAGCGCCTGGGTGTACCCGGCGCTCACCCTCAAGTGGGCCGAGCGGTACTACGCCTCCGAGCGCGACCTCGCGGCGGGCATGCTCGCCGACCTCGACGAGCTCGGCGGGCTCCGTCCCCGCCCGTGA
- a CDS encoding cold-shock protein, with product MALGTVKWFNSEKGFGFIEQDGGGPDVFAHYSNIATQGFRELQEGQRVSFDVTQGQKGPQAENIIPA from the coding sequence ATGGCACTTGGCACCGTGAAGTGGTTCAACTCGGAAAAGGGCTTCGGCTTCATCGAGCAGGACGGTGGCGGCCCGGACGTCTTCGCCCACTACTCGAACATCGCCACCCAGGGCTTCCGTGAGCTCCAGGAGGGCCAGCGCGTGTCCTTCGACGTCACCCAGGGCCAGAAGGGCCCCCAGGCGGAGAACATCATCCCCGCCTAA
- a CDS encoding SDR family oxidoreductase, translating into MNTPDYVPGHGLLKDRTAVVTAAAGAGIGGATARRLLEEGARIVIGDAHARRLKETEEALAAEFGADRVTSLPCDVTDEDQVRALFALAEHTHGRLDIVVNNAGLGGTAALVDMTDTQWSRVLDVTLNGTFRCTRAALRALKASGGGGVIVNNASVIGWRAQTGQAHYAAAKAGVMALTRCAALEAAEFGVRVNAVAPSLAMHPHLAKVTSEELLAELTAREAFGRYAEPWEVANVIVFLASAYSSYMTGETVSVSSQHA; encoded by the coding sequence GTGAACACCCCCGACTATGTCCCCGGGCACGGACTGCTGAAGGACCGCACCGCCGTCGTCACCGCCGCCGCCGGGGCCGGGATCGGCGGAGCCACCGCCCGCCGCCTCCTGGAGGAGGGCGCCCGCATCGTCATCGGCGACGCCCACGCCCGCCGCCTGAAGGAGACCGAGGAGGCGCTCGCCGCCGAGTTCGGCGCGGACCGCGTCACCTCCCTGCCCTGCGACGTCACAGACGAGGACCAGGTCCGGGCCCTCTTCGCGCTCGCCGAGCACACCCACGGCCGCCTCGACATCGTCGTCAACAACGCCGGCCTCGGCGGCACCGCCGCCCTCGTCGACATGACCGACACCCAGTGGTCCCGCGTCCTCGACGTCACCCTGAACGGAACCTTCCGCTGCACCCGCGCCGCCCTGCGCGCCCTCAAGGCCTCCGGCGGCGGCGGAGTGATTGTCAACAACGCCTCCGTCATCGGCTGGCGCGCCCAGACCGGCCAGGCCCACTACGCCGCCGCCAAGGCCGGGGTGATGGCGCTGACCCGCTGCGCGGCCCTGGAGGCCGCGGAGTTCGGCGTACGCGTCAACGCGGTCGCCCCGAGCCTGGCCATGCACCCGCACCTGGCGAAGGTCACCAGCGAGGAGCTCCTGGCCGAACTCACCGCCCGCGAGGCCTTCGGCCGGTACGCCGAACCGTGGGAGGTCGCCAACGTCATCGTCTTCCTGGCCAGCGCCTACTCGTCGTACATGACCGGCGAGACGGTGTCGGTCAGCAGCCAGCACGCCTAA